In Heptranchias perlo isolate sHepPer1 unplaced genomic scaffold, sHepPer1.hap1 HAP1_SCAFFOLD_538, whole genome shotgun sequence, the following are encoded in one genomic region:
- the LOC137315132 gene encoding uncharacterized protein codes for TQTPRGPPTHPTLPGVHIERTKVGDRPLPPSHNTRPPIVTVAGPGPGIRCPWKPRRNRATRERLQARLPVPGLRPLPDSQSPASGPSPTPSPRPQALPDSQSPASGPSPTPSPRPQAPPRLPVPGPRPLPDSQSPASGPSPTPSPRPQAPPRLPVPGLRPLPDSSPRPQALPRLPVPGLRPSPPPPALLLPLAALNQLLAAGAISFQLPSNARKCLREEIHKDRLVTDSSGHILYSKEEATKGKFAFTTDDYDMFEICFESRLPPESTSARVLYFSIFSMCCLVGLATWQVFYLRRFFKAKKLIE; via the exons acccaaacaccccggggacctccgacacatcccaccctgcccggcgtccacattgaaagaactaaagttggggacaggcctctccctccatcccataaTACCAGGCCGCCCATAGTAACGGTCGCTGGGCCTGGGCCCGGAATCCGTTGCCCCTGGAAACCGCGCAGGAACCGAGCGACCCGAGAGCGGCTTcaggcccgactcccagtccccggcctcaggcccctccccgactcccagtccccggcctcaggcccctccccgactcccagtccccggcctcaggccctccccgactcccagtccccggcctcaggcccctccccgactcccagtccccggcctcaggcccctccccgactcccagtccccggccccaggcccctccccgactcccagtccccggcctcaggcccctccccgactcccagtccccggcctcaggcccctccccgactcccagtccccggcctcaggcccctccccgactccagtccccggcctcaggccctcccccgactcccagtccccggcctcaggccctcacctcctccccccgccctgctcctgcccctcgccGCCCTGAACCAGCTGCTGGCCGCCGGCGCCATCTCCTTCCAGCTGCCGTCCAACGCCAGGAAGTGTCTGCGGGAGGAGATCCACAAGGACAGGCTG gtgacaGACTCCTCCGGACACATCCTGTACTCGAAGGAGGAGGCGACTAAGGGCAAATTCGCCTTCACCACTGACGACTACGACATGTTCGAGATCTGCTTCGAGAGCCGCCTGCCCCCGG AGTCCACCAGTGCTCGTGTCCTGTATTTCAGCATCTTCTCCATGTGCTGCCTCGTCGGCCTGGCCACCTGGCAGGTCTTCTACCTGCGACGCTTCTTCAAAGCCAAGAAGCTCATTGAGTAA